One region of Priestia megaterium genomic DNA includes:
- the flgG gene encoding flagellar basal body rod protein FlgG: MLRSMYSGISGMKNFQTKLDVLGNNIANVNTYGYKKGRTTFQDLVSQQVAGATAPGANRGGVNAKQVGLGSQIGTVDTVQTAGSIQSTGRPLDLAISGDGYFIVGNSGTQNNGTVTNPMYTRAGNFYLDRNGALVTGSGLYLQSSTNQKIVIPPNSQSYGIGSDGSVNYIDNTGVSRVAGTIKLAKFANNEGLQKVGGNLFADTPNAGLVTTPANITPGNSGTGTLVSSALEMSNVDLSEEFTDMIVAQRGFQANTRIITTSDEILQELVNLKR, encoded by the coding sequence ATGTTACGTTCGATGTATTCAGGAATCAGCGGCATGAAAAATTTTCAAACTAAATTAGATGTCCTAGGAAATAACATTGCCAATGTTAATACATACGGCTATAAAAAAGGACGTACAACGTTTCAAGATTTAGTAAGTCAGCAAGTAGCAGGAGCGACGGCACCGGGAGCTAACCGTGGAGGTGTTAACGCTAAACAAGTTGGGTTAGGTTCACAAATTGGCACGGTTGATACAGTTCAAACGGCAGGGAGCATTCAGTCAACGGGACGGCCGCTTGATTTAGCTATTTCTGGGGATGGGTATTTTATTGTCGGAAATAGTGGTACACAAAACAATGGAACGGTCACAAACCCCATGTATACGAGGGCGGGAAACTTTTATTTAGATAGAAATGGAGCCTTGGTAACAGGGAGTGGCCTTTATTTGCAAAGTTCGACCAATCAGAAAATCGTTATTCCTCCAAATAGTCAAAGCTATGGAATTGGCTCGGATGGCTCAGTGAATTATATAGACAATACTGGTGTATCGAGAGTTGCAGGTACTATTAAACTTGCGAAGTTTGCTAACAATGAAGGACTTCAAAAAGTAGGAGGAAACTTGTTTGCAGATACTCCAAATGCGGGGCTAGTTACAACTCCTGCAAACATTACTCCTGGAAATAGCGGTACAGGAACGCTCGTCTCAAGCGCCCTTGAAATGTCCAACGTTGATTTATCGGAGGAATTCACGGACATGATTGTTGCACAGCGCGGATTTCAAGCGAATACAAGAATTATCACAACATCCGATGAAATACTGCAAGAATTAGTGAATCTAAAACGATAG
- the flgD gene encoding flagellar hook assembly protein FlgD, translating into MTNEITSDLYLSNRDTQVKQTGNSSLGKDDFLKLLIAQLQNQDPMNPMEDKDFIAQMAQFSSLEQMTNMSTSLNTFVTQSQASPILKGSELIGKTAAWLDEEGNKKQGVISTASVKNNEVSFTINDENHTVLSLNDILEVSS; encoded by the coding sequence ATGACAAATGAAATTACGTCTGACTTGTATCTAAGCAATAGGGACACACAAGTGAAGCAAACGGGAAACAGCTCGCTTGGCAAAGATGACTTTTTGAAGCTTTTGATTGCTCAGCTTCAAAATCAAGATCCAATGAATCCAATGGAAGACAAAGACTTTATTGCTCAAATGGCTCAGTTTTCATCTCTTGAACAAATGACAAATATGAGCACATCGCTCAATACGTTTGTAACGCAGTCTCAGGCTTCTCCTATTTTAAAAGGAAGCGAATTAATTGGTAAAACCGCTGCATGGTTAGATGAAGAAGGAAATAAAAAGCAAGGAGTCATTTCAACAGCATCCGTCAAAAACAATGAGGTATCGTTTACGATCAACGATGAAAATCATACGGTACTTTCGCTAAACGATATCTTAGAAGTAAGCAGTTAA
- a CDS encoding flagellar hook-length control protein FliK, with protein sequence MEISLRPAAASKVNCDEKAAVIQTQGFFEEIVQQLQQLNAQPLASREKSLNEQAINQDVFNAVGLIAIQLSEAEYEGDEPSVLYEHLAEMISSIPSSLDLEQPLLKLQHVLTEMQHEPVSSKTDSQEQYLSSISSLLTICKNTSSAFQTEFAQLMEKLQKPQLQSVKLSDSQLQGLRKAAVEKIEKIHKQPRVLTDTLHEKRSAGFFAVVHSTSKNSLKDMSAVRKEEKGPLFNQLPWKKDVVLGNPSIDSESSFTAKTAGLTLKNNPSAFGAGEMLKIQEFSIDLGQANSDHQQSDDLVNELQKIWSKASISTEEGASKLSIKLFPEQLGTISIEVLQQDNETIAQVVVTSAKTKELLDANLFSLRQALASQRVAVDQVDAAGVQAAPESSVTEMNAFGKEEKEPQFSIDLSQVKSDYQQSRDLVNNLEKIWSEASISIEEGASKLSIQLFPKQLGPISIEVFQQDNETVAQVAVSSAKTKELLNANLFSLRQALTSQHVSVDEVDVATVQAAPKSSVTDMTAFGKEEKRPQFSIDLGKAKSDYEQSSDLVNELQKIWSKASVGSEEGASKLSIQLFPNQLGTISIEVLQQDDETIAQVVVTSAKTKELLNANLFSLRQALGSQHVLVDQVDMDAVHTASESSVKNMTAFPKEEKVPFFNQLPWKKDVVVPSGSIDTNSFLENSESPAGTHTTGAPVENQASSFGSGEMPKLQQFSIYLGQAKSDYQQSSNLVNELEKIWSKASFSTEEGTSKLLIKLFPKQLGAISIEMLQKDSETVARIVVSSVKTKELLDSNLSTLRHGLASQHVSIDKIDVLLSEQAMSYNNENDQQKERQEKELFRNEEEDQDSQHLEEGASFLSSFEAALINYNV encoded by the coding sequence GTGGAAATTTCACTACGTCCAGCAGCTGCATCAAAGGTAAACTGCGATGAAAAAGCGGCTGTTATTCAGACTCAGGGTTTTTTTGAAGAAATCGTTCAACAGCTTCAGCAGCTAAATGCGCAACCTTTAGCGAGCCGGGAGAAATCATTGAATGAACAAGCGATAAATCAAGACGTCTTTAACGCGGTCGGGTTAATTGCGATTCAGTTAAGCGAAGCAGAATATGAAGGAGATGAACCGTCTGTCTTATACGAACATCTAGCCGAAATGATCAGTAGTATTCCAAGTAGTCTAGATTTGGAACAGCCGCTTCTAAAGCTGCAGCACGTGTTAACAGAAATGCAGCACGAACCTGTTTCATCTAAAACAGACAGTCAAGAACAATATTTGTCTTCTATTTCTAGCTTGTTGACTATATGCAAAAACACGTCGTCTGCGTTTCAAACAGAGTTTGCTCAGCTGATGGAAAAACTACAAAAACCGCAGCTACAGTCAGTGAAGCTTTCAGATTCGCAGCTTCAAGGCTTGCGGAAAGCTGCTGTTGAAAAAATAGAGAAAATTCATAAACAACCACGTGTATTAACCGATACCTTACATGAAAAGCGCTCAGCTGGTTTTTTCGCCGTTGTTCATTCAACTTCAAAAAATTCTCTAAAAGATATGAGCGCTGTTCGTAAAGAAGAAAAAGGGCCGCTATTTAATCAGCTTCCATGGAAAAAAGATGTGGTTTTAGGTAACCCAAGTATAGATAGTGAAAGTTCTTTCACTGCTAAAACAGCCGGGTTGACGTTAAAAAATAACCCATCAGCTTTTGGAGCTGGAGAAATGCTTAAGATCCAAGAGTTTTCTATTGATCTAGGGCAAGCAAACTCTGATCATCAACAGTCTGACGATCTGGTAAATGAGCTGCAAAAAATATGGAGTAAAGCTTCGATCAGTACTGAAGAAGGAGCATCCAAGCTTTCCATTAAATTGTTTCCAGAGCAGCTAGGGACGATTTCAATTGAAGTGCTTCAACAAGACAATGAAACAATTGCGCAGGTTGTGGTAACGTCAGCGAAAACAAAAGAGCTGTTAGATGCCAACCTTTTCAGTTTACGACAAGCTCTTGCGTCTCAACGCGTAGCGGTTGATCAAGTGGATGCGGCGGGCGTTCAAGCAGCTCCAGAAAGTTCTGTAACAGAGATGAATGCTTTTGGTAAAGAAGAAAAAGAGCCGCAGTTTTCTATTGATTTAAGCCAAGTAAAATCAGACTATCAGCAGTCTAGGGATTTGGTGAATAATCTGGAAAAAATATGGAGTGAAGCTTCCATCAGTATTGAAGAAGGAGCATCCAAGCTTTCCATTCAGTTATTTCCAAAGCAGCTAGGGCCGATTTCAATTGAAGTGTTTCAACAAGACAATGAAACGGTTGCACAAGTAGCTGTATCGTCAGCGAAAACAAAAGAGCTGTTAAATGCCAACCTTTTCAGTTTACGACAAGCTCTCACGTCTCAGCATGTATCCGTTGATGAAGTGGATGTGGCTACTGTTCAAGCAGCTCCAAAAAGTTCAGTAACAGATATGACTGCTTTTGGTAAAGAAGAAAAAAGGCCGCAGTTTTCTATTGATTTAGGGAAAGCGAAATCAGATTATGAACAGTCTAGCGATCTGGTAAACGAGCTGCAAAAAATATGGAGTAAAGCTTCAGTTGGATCTGAAGAGGGGGCGTCCAAGCTTTCCATTCAGCTATTTCCAAATCAGCTAGGGACAATATCAATTGAAGTACTTCAACAAGACGATGAAACGATTGCGCAGGTTGTGGTAACGTCGGCAAAAACAAAAGAGCTGTTAAATGCCAACCTTTTCAGTTTACGGCAGGCTCTCGGGTCTCAGCATGTATTGGTTGATCAAGTGGATATGGACGCTGTTCATACAGCTTCAGAAAGTTCTGTGAAAAATATGACTGCTTTTCCTAAAGAAGAAAAAGTACCGTTTTTTAATCAGCTTCCATGGAAAAAAGATGTGGTTGTACCCAGCGGAAGTATAGATACCAATAGCTTTTTGGAAAATAGCGAAAGTCCGGCAGGTACACACACAACCGGGGCGCCAGTAGAGAATCAGGCATCATCCTTTGGAAGTGGAGAAATGCCTAAGCTTCAGCAGTTCTCTATTTATCTAGGGCAAGCAAAATCAGACTATCAGCAGTCTAGCAATTTGGTAAACGAGCTTGAGAAAATATGGAGTAAAGCTTCGTTTAGTACTGAAGAGGGAACATCCAAGCTTCTCATTAAGTTATTTCCCAAACAGCTAGGTGCCATTTCAATTGAAATGCTTCAGAAAGACAGCGAAACGGTTGCGCGAATTGTCGTATCGTCAGTAAAAACAAAAGAGTTATTGGACTCCAATCTTTCAACTTTGCGGCATGGTCTCGCGTCTCAGCATGTATCAATTGATAAAATCGATGTGCTGCTGTCAGAACAAGCGATGTCGTATAACAATGAAAACGATCAGCAAAAAGAAAGACAGGAAAAAGAGCTGTTTAGAAACGAAGAGGAAGATCAAGATTCACAACACTTGGAAGAAGGGGCTTCATTTTTGTCTTCTTTTGAAGCAGCGCTTATTAACTACAACGTATAG
- a CDS encoding MotE family protein yields MAKRKELREEYEEENYEDGKSYSKSQVFLFLIFIPAVFLILAAYIVLTLLGVNINDKVSAVTHAIPFVSSEQSQKNENIQESNEEIQKQVESLQKKLSTKEKQISAYEKTISTKDRQMDELKIEMRDMEEKADDEAKKQKNNQLAKKDVIATYENMSPKNAALIFAELKEDKAVAMLKQFKASTRTAILEKMDPKVAARYTTLLTDQIDE; encoded by the coding sequence ATGGCTAAACGAAAAGAATTAAGAGAAGAGTACGAAGAAGAAAACTATGAAGATGGGAAATCTTACAGTAAAAGCCAGGTGTTTTTATTTTTAATCTTTATTCCAGCGGTGTTCCTCATCTTGGCAGCTTACATTGTCCTGACACTTTTAGGCGTCAATATAAATGATAAGGTTTCTGCTGTTACACACGCCATTCCATTTGTATCAAGTGAGCAGTCACAAAAAAATGAAAATATTCAAGAAAGCAATGAAGAAATACAAAAGCAGGTTGAGAGCCTTCAAAAGAAGCTGAGCACGAAAGAAAAGCAAATTTCAGCCTATGAGAAAACGATCAGTACAAAAGATCGTCAAATGGATGAACTAAAAATTGAAATGCGTGATATGGAAGAAAAAGCCGATGACGAAGCGAAAAAACAAAAGAACAATCAGCTGGCGAAAAAAGATGTCATTGCTACCTATGAAAACATGTCTCCTAAAAATGCAGCGCTCATTTTTGCCGAATTAAAAGAAGACAAAGCGGTCGCGATGCTTAAGCAGTTCAAAGCAAGTACAAGAACGGCAATCTTAGAAAAAATGGATCCGAAAGTAGCTGCACGCTATACGACATTGTTAACAGATCAGATTGATGAATAA
- the fliJ gene encoding flagellar export protein FliJ has translation MAYEFRLSKIMAIKSNEKDELLSQYNQSLQQFETAGEKLYKKLKEKETLIEQHTGKMKQGLSILEITSFQQFLTSAERVIERLQQEVMFARQQMNLKKLKLEEKNIEVKKYEKLKKKDYDSYITAEKQLEAKQMDELSLQQYMLHRN, from the coding sequence ATGGCATATGAATTTAGGTTATCTAAAATAATGGCAATTAAGTCAAATGAAAAAGATGAACTGCTATCTCAATATAATCAGTCCTTACAGCAGTTTGAAACAGCGGGTGAAAAGCTTTATAAAAAGTTAAAAGAAAAAGAAACGCTGATTGAACAGCATACGGGCAAAATGAAGCAGGGGCTTTCTATTTTAGAAATTACATCATTTCAGCAGTTTTTAACAAGTGCCGAACGAGTGATTGAAAGGCTGCAACAAGAGGTCATGTTTGCCAGACAGCAAATGAACTTAAAGAAACTGAAGCTAGAAGAAAAGAATATAGAAGTAAAGAAGTATGAAAAATTAAAAAAGAAAGACTACGATTCTTATATAACAGCGGAAAAACAATTAGAAGCGAAGCAAATGGATGAGCTGTCTTTACAGCAGTACATGCTGCATAGAAATTAG